The following proteins are co-located in the bacterium genome:
- a CDS encoding APC family permease has protein sequence MSLADLLFGKPLPSSAERAERAGPGAGIAIFGLDALSSAAYGPEAALTLLIPLGAAGIAYILPISGSIVVLLAILYFSYRQTIAAYPTGGGSYTVARENLGEMPGLLAAAALMIDYILTAAVGISAGVGALVSVVPQWQPHTLALCLATLVALTIANLRGVRQVGAIFMWPTYLFIGSLLSALALGLFKTLAAGGLPVPVAAPPPLHPQAAGLTMWLLLQSFSNGCTAMTGVEAVSNGVRAFREPVVKTAQQTLTVIIAILALMLVGIAYLVRVYHIGATDPGQIGYASVLSQLVAAVAGRNVFYFITMTSVLLVLALSANTAFADFPRLGRAVAHDSYLPHSFASPGRRLVYSQGVVFLAAVCAGLLILFDGVTDKLIPLYAVGAFLAFTLSQAGMVMHWKRVRGPKFRLSMMINGIGAVATAMTVVVVVVAKFAAGAWVTVLLIAAIILVMLAIRHHYDRVEAETASGAPLDVKDLRPPLVVMPMRDWDKVAQKGLRFALKISPDVRVVHVDCGEETEDLRRAWPTLAVAPARQAGLGEPELVILQSPYRYVITPIRDYILDLERRHPNRQLAIIIPEMVEHHWYHYPLHNQRGQWLKALLFLQGERRISVVSVPWYLKD, from the coding sequence ATGTCGCTCGCCGATCTGCTGTTCGGTAAGCCACTCCCGTCGTCCGCGGAGCGGGCGGAGAGAGCCGGACCCGGCGCGGGAATCGCGATCTTCGGCCTCGACGCGCTCAGTTCCGCCGCCTACGGCCCGGAGGCGGCGCTCACGTTGCTGATCCCGCTGGGTGCGGCAGGCATCGCCTACATCCTCCCCATCAGCGGCAGCATCGTCGTCTTGCTGGCGATCCTCTACTTCTCCTATCGCCAGACCATCGCGGCCTACCCGACCGGTGGGGGGTCGTACACCGTGGCCCGGGAGAACCTCGGCGAGATGCCCGGGCTGCTGGCGGCCGCGGCGCTGATGATCGACTACATCCTGACCGCGGCGGTCGGCATCTCCGCCGGCGTGGGGGCGCTCGTCTCCGTGGTTCCCCAGTGGCAGCCGCACACGCTCGCGCTGTGCCTTGCCACGCTGGTGGCGCTGACGATCGCAAACTTACGCGGAGTGCGCCAGGTCGGCGCGATATTCATGTGGCCGACGTACCTCTTTATCGGGAGCCTCCTCAGCGCGTTGGCGCTGGGACTGTTCAAGACGCTGGCCGCCGGCGGGCTTCCGGTACCGGTCGCGGCGCCGCCTCCCCTGCATCCACAGGCGGCGGGGCTGACCATGTGGCTCTTGCTGCAGTCGTTCTCGAACGGGTGCACGGCCATGACCGGCGTCGAGGCGGTCAGCAACGGCGTGCGTGCGTTCCGCGAGCCGGTGGTCAAGACGGCGCAGCAGACGCTGACGGTCATCATCGCTATTCTGGCGCTGATGCTGGTGGGCATTGCCTATCTCGTCCGCGTGTATCACATCGGCGCGACCGATCCGGGCCAGATCGGGTACGCAAGCGTGCTGTCACAGCTCGTCGCCGCGGTCGCGGGAAGGAACGTCTTCTATTTCATCACGATGACCTCGGTGCTGCTCGTGCTGGCGCTCTCGGCGAACACCGCGTTTGCGGACTTCCCGCGGCTGGGGCGCGCGGTCGCCCACGACAGCTACCTCCCGCACTCGTTCGCCTCACCCGGCCGGCGGCTCGTGTACTCTCAAGGGGTCGTCTTTCTGGCCGCAGTCTGCGCGGGCCTCTTGATCCTGTTCGATGGTGTCACGGACAAGCTGATCCCGCTGTACGCGGTGGGCGCCTTTTTGGCGTTCACGCTGTCGCAGGCCGGGATGGTGATGCACTGGAAACGAGTTCGCGGCCCGAAGTTCCGGTTGAGCATGATGATCAACGGCATCGGCGCGGTGGCCACCGCCATGACCGTCGTGGTCGTCGTCGTGGCGAAGTTCGCCGCCGGGGCCTGGGTGACGGTCCTGTTGATCGCGGCGATCATCCTCGTCATGCTGGCGATCCGGCACCACTACGATCGGGTCGAGGCGGAGACGGCGAGTGGCGCGCCGTTGGACGTGAAGGACCTGCGCCCACCGCTTGTCGTGATGCCGATGCGCGATTGGGACAAGGTGGCGCAGAAGGGGCTGCGCTTTGCGTTGAAGATCTCCCCCGATGTCCGCGTCGTGCACGTCGATTGCGGGGAGGAGACCGAGGACCTTCGCCGGGCCTGGCCCACCCTCGCCGTGGCACCGGCACGGCAGGCGGGGCTGGGGGAGCCAGAGCTCGTGATCCTCCAGTCGCCGTACCGCTACGTGATCACGCCGATTCGAGACTATATTCTGGATCTGGAACGGCGGCACCCCAACCGGCAGCTGGCCATCATCATCCCGGAGATGGTCGAGCATCACTGGTACCACTACCCGCTGCACAACCAGCGCGGGCAGTGGCTCAAGGCGCTGCTGTTCCTCCAGGGGGAGCGGCGGATCAGTGTGGTCAGCGTGCCGTGGTACTTGAAGGACTGA
- a CDS encoding aldo/keto reductase: protein MKHLPMGRTGVKISAIGLGTNSFGGRAERATSIAILHRAIDAGINLIDTANIYTQTASETIIGEGLKSRRHQAVLATKGGMKMGEGPNDGGSSRYHLIRELEGSLRRLQTDYVDLYQIHTWDAETPLEETLRTLDDMVRSGKVRYIGASNYAAWQLTKALWASDRRGFVRFETVQPEYSLAQREVERELVPLCRDQGIGLIAYFPLAGGILTGKYRKGQAPPKGSRALTQPQFAKRISDQALRLAEDVAAVASEVHCTSGQLALAWLIRQPAVCSAIAGATSVAQLEENLGALEVNLSDEVLSRLDEISRPFV, encoded by the coding sequence ATGAAGCATCTTCCGATGGGTCGGACGGGGGTCAAGATCTCGGCGATCGGGCTCGGCACGAACTCGTTCGGCGGCCGTGCCGAACGGGCGACGTCCATCGCCATTCTTCACCGGGCCATCGACGCGGGAATCAATCTGATCGACACGGCGAACATCTACACGCAGACGGCGTCGGAGACGATCATCGGCGAAGGGTTGAAGAGCCGGCGCCACCAGGCAGTTCTGGCCACGAAGGGCGGGATGAAGATGGGCGAGGGGCCGAACGACGGCGGCTCGTCCCGGTACCATTTGATCCGGGAACTCGAAGGCAGCCTGCGCCGGCTCCAGACCGACTACGTCGACCTGTACCAGATCCACACCTGGGATGCGGAAACCCCGCTCGAGGAGACGCTCCGGACGCTCGACGACATGGTGCGGTCGGGCAAGGTGCGGTACATTGGAGCGTCCAACTACGCCGCCTGGCAGCTCACCAAAGCGCTGTGGGCCAGCGACCGACGCGGGTTTGTCCGGTTCGAGACCGTGCAACCGGAGTACTCATTGGCCCAGCGGGAGGTCGAGCGCGAACTCGTGCCGTTATGCCGAGACCAGGGGATCGGCCTGATCGCGTACTTTCCTCTCGCGGGCGGCATCCTGACGGGCAAGTACCGGAAGGGACAGGCCCCGCCCAAGGGTTCCCGCGCGCTGACGCAGCCCCAGTTCGCGAAGCGCATCAGCGACCAAGCCCTGCGGCTTGCCGAGGACGTGGCGGCCGTCGCAAGCGAGGTCCACTGCACCTCGGGCCAACTGGCCCTAGCCTGGCTGATCCGCCAGCCCGCGGTCTGTAGCGCGATCGCGGGCGCCACCTCGGTGGCGCAACTCGAAGAAAACCTGGGTGCGCTCGAGGTCAACCTGTCTGACGAGGTGTTGAGCCGGCTCGACGAGATCAGCCGTCCGTTCGTGTAA
- a CDS encoding lyase, translating into MRIGGDRGYSSEARVAAILAVLAIAVGGGLSDRASLAQGAPAALREYRVPPGSHPHDVAPASDGGVWYTAQTAGALGRLDPSTGKTLHIKLGEGSAPHGVIVGPDGAPWITDGGLNAIVRVSPANEEIRRFPLPAGRASVNLNTAAFDHEGTLWFTGQSGVYGRVTPSTGRVEVWDAPRGPGAYGMTVTPQGAIYFASLASSYVGRIDMKTGAATALQPPSANQGARRVWSDSRGRIWVSEWNAGNLALYDPGTNQWKEWRLPGQRPMPYAVYVDEQDMVWLSDWGANALVRFDPVRQTFEAFPFPTEGATVRQLLGRPGEVWGAESGVDKLVVWRRR; encoded by the coding sequence ATGCGGATCGGAGGCGATCGAGGTTATTCAAGTGAGGCTCGTGTCGCAGCGATCCTCGCGGTGCTGGCCATCGCCGTCGGCGGCGGATTGAGTGACCGTGCGTCTCTGGCGCAGGGGGCGCCGGCCGCCCTACGCGAGTACCGGGTTCCGCCCGGATCGCACCCACACGACGTCGCGCCGGCTTCGGATGGGGGCGTCTGGTACACGGCCCAGACGGCGGGAGCGTTGGGGCGGCTCGATCCTTCGACCGGCAAAACCCTGCACATCAAGCTCGGCGAGGGGTCGGCTCCACACGGCGTCATCGTCGGACCGGATGGCGCGCCGTGGATTACCGATGGTGGCCTTAACGCGATCGTGCGGGTGTCGCCGGCCAACGAGGAGATCCGCCGGTTTCCGCTCCCGGCGGGGCGGGCGTCGGTCAACCTCAATACCGCAGCGTTCGACCATGAAGGGACGCTCTGGTTCACGGGCCAGAGCGGCGTCTACGGCAGGGTCACGCCTTCAACCGGTCGCGTCGAGGTCTGGGACGCTCCTCGCGGCCCAGGCGCGTACGGGATGACGGTCACGCCGCAGGGGGCGATCTACTTCGCTTCTTTGGCCAGCAGCTACGTCGGCCGCATCGACATGAAGACGGGTGCGGCCACGGCGCTGCAGCCCCCGAGCGCGAACCAGGGCGCCCGACGCGTGTGGTCGGACTCGCGAGGCCGGATCTGGGTGAGCGAGTGGAACGCCGGCAACCTGGCGCTGTACGATCCGGGGACAAACCAGTGGAAGGAGTGGCGCCTGCCCGGCCAACGGCCGATGCCGTACGCGGTCTACGTCGACGAGCAGGATATGGTCTGGCTCAGCGACTGGGGCGCGAATGCCCTCGTCCGGTTCGATCCTGTGCGGCAAACATTCGAGGCATTTCCATTCCCCACGGAGGGGGCGACCGTTCGTCAGCTCCTCGGCCGGCCGGGTGAGGTGTGGGGGGCCGAGTCCGGCGTCGACAAGTTGGTGGTCTGGAGGCGGCGGTGA
- a CDS encoding methyltransferase domain-containing protein, which translates to MTDQRPDKEVYSQRDNPAYEVWMATRTAAQQAAFFLPHLRPGMQLLDVGCGPGTITVGLAKAVAPGDVVGTDLQPTQVEQARAVAAERGIVNVRFEVGDAYRLPFPDRSFDAVFAHAVLMHLREPVRALAEMWRVLRPGGIVGLRDPDLGGEIFTPATPLQEERRALGRRVGQHNGRDPLVGRHHRRLLLEAGFVRAEARASVESAGSLEETLRSAAVLKDRFRGMARTALIEEWVTQATVDAMAAELDAWAERPDAFLASTWCETIGWKGD; encoded by the coding sequence ATGACTGACCAGCGTCCAGACAAGGAGGTTTACTCCCAGCGGGACAATCCGGCCTACGAAGTTTGGATGGCGACACGGACGGCTGCCCAGCAGGCGGCCTTCTTCCTGCCGCATCTGCGTCCAGGCATGCAACTGCTGGACGTGGGCTGTGGTCCGGGGACGATCACCGTAGGGCTGGCCAAGGCGGTGGCCCCAGGCGACGTGGTCGGCACCGATCTCCAACCCACGCAGGTCGAACAGGCGCGTGCCGTGGCGGCCGAGCGCGGCATAGTGAATGTGCGCTTTGAGGTCGGCGACGCGTACCGGCTGCCCTTCCCGGACCGTTCGTTCGACGCGGTCTTTGCCCACGCGGTATTGATGCATCTTCGCGAGCCGGTCCGGGCGCTCGCGGAAATGTGGCGCGTGCTGCGCCCAGGCGGCATTGTGGGGCTCCGCGACCCGGATTTGGGAGGGGAGATCTTCACCCCCGCGACGCCCCTGCAGGAGGAACGGCGTGCACTTGGGAGGCGGGTCGGTCAGCACAACGGCAGGGATCCTCTTGTAGGCCGCCATCACCGCCGGCTCCTGCTGGAGGCCGGATTCGTGCGGGCCGAAGCGAGGGCCTCCGTTGAAAGTGCTGGGTCGCTGGAGGAGACGCTCCGCTCCGCCGCAGTGTTGAAGGACCGGTTCCGGGGCATGGCGCGGACGGCGCTGATCGAAGAATGGGTGACCCAAGCGACGGTAGATGCGATGGCCGCCGAATTGGACGCGTGGGCGGAGCGCCCGGACGCGTTCTTGGCCTCGACCTGGTGCGAGACGATTGGCTGGAAGGGCGATTGA
- a CDS encoding DNA-formamidopyrimidine glycosylase family protein: MPELPFVTVLVENLRPLVEGRAIEDVIVRSVYVLKTADPPITSLTGRRIMSVHRRGKLLVFHLTDGLVMVMHLRRNGRLQVLPRGKARTAKDLAITFELSGGSDLRLIEIGPKKAASVWVVPAGREAGGEALAGLGIEPLSAAFTRDALAALLGEARMHLKRFLTLQRYVVGIGNAFSDEILWAARLSPQTMTDALTDEQVARLHHAIREVLEGAIAAHRKEFTGILPMREPVHLLRVHRHGKEPCPRCGTPIAVIYYENRETYYCPTCQAGGRVYADRRRSRLFK; the protein is encoded by the coding sequence ATGCCCGAGTTGCCATTTGTGACGGTACTGGTCGAGAATCTGCGGCCGCTGGTGGAAGGGCGCGCGATCGAGGACGTCATCGTCCGGAGCGTGTACGTCCTCAAGACCGCCGACCCCCCGATCACCAGCCTCACAGGGCGCCGCATCATGAGCGTTCACCGCCGCGGTAAACTCCTTGTGTTTCACTTGACCGATGGGCTCGTCATGGTGATGCACCTCCGGCGCAACGGCCGGCTGCAGGTCCTCCCTCGAGGGAAGGCCCGGACGGCCAAGGATCTCGCGATCACGTTCGAACTGAGCGGCGGAAGCGATCTCCGGTTGATCGAGATAGGACCGAAAAAAGCCGCGTCGGTGTGGGTGGTCCCGGCTGGGCGGGAGGCCGGAGGCGAGGCCCTGGCGGGCCTCGGGATCGAGCCGCTGTCAGCGGCGTTCACGCGGGATGCCCTGGCCGCGCTACTTGGCGAGGCGCGGATGCACCTCAAGCGCTTTCTGACGCTCCAGCGCTACGTGGTCGGGATCGGGAACGCGTTCTCAGACGAGATCCTCTGGGCGGCTCGGTTGTCGCCGCAAACGATGACCGATGCGCTCACCGACGAGCAGGTGGCGCGACTGCATCACGCGATCAGGGAGGTCTTGGAGGGAGCCATCGCGGCGCATCGGAAGGAATTCACCGGCATTCTCCCGATGCGAGAGCCGGTCCATCTATTGCGGGTTCACCGGCACGGCAAAGAGCCGTGCCCTCGGTGCGGCACGCCGATTGCCGTGATCTACTACGAGAACCGGGAGACGTATTACTGCCCTACGTGTCAAGCGGGAGGGAGGGTATATGCGGATCGGAGGCGATCGAGGTTATTCAAGTGA
- a CDS encoding transposase: protein MGRFAQCFARDYPRGVASLVDHQTELLTYYDFPREHWKSLRTSNPIESVFDPFRLRTRATRRMRTARTGLYLVFQLVRRAERRWRRIDAPHVVVKVLDGVQFVDGVEVIESARKRRAVA, encoded by the coding sequence ATTGGGCGGTTCGCGCAGTGCTTTGCGCGGGACTACCCGCGGGGCGTGGCGTCGCTCGTCGATCATCAGACGGAGTTGCTCACCTACTACGACTTCCCGCGGGAGCACTGGAAGAGTTTGCGCACGTCCAACCCGATCGAGTCGGTCTTCGACCCGTTCCGGTTGCGGACGCGGGCGACCCGGCGGATGCGAACGGCGCGGACGGGCCTGTACCTGGTCTTCCAACTGGTACGACGGGCGGAACGCCGGTGGCGGCGCATCGACGCACCGCACGTGGTGGTGAAGGTGCTCGACGGTGTTCAGTTCGTAGATGGAGTGGAGGTTATCGAGTCAGCAAGAAAGCGGAGGGCGGTCGCTTGA
- a CDS encoding transposase, with translation MRWSEKSDEFFGRARYEHRVGRRRGYRNGIGKPRKIAVGCGTLEIRALRVRETDEPFRSQLLPRYQRSSQTVRALLPELYLQGLATGDFEPALRTLLGEAAPLSPASIVRLKEQWVAEYEAWQRRPLDPRYAYCWADGYLKAGPEDEKTAVLIIIGVTADGRKELLVMVEGYREPRESWRDVLRDLRRRGLKEIRLFIGDGGLGLWGAVKDVYPRPGTSCAGVISSSTCWTNSPNGCSLRRMGSSGTSTRLRPG, from the coding sequence ATGCGTTGGAGCGAGAAGTCGGACGAGTTTTTCGGGCGGGCGCGCTACGAGCACCGGGTCGGACGGCGGCGCGGGTATCGGAATGGCATCGGAAAGCCGCGGAAGATCGCCGTGGGGTGCGGGACGCTGGAGATCCGGGCCCTACGGGTGCGCGAGACGGACGAACCCTTCCGCTCGCAGCTCTTGCCACGATATCAACGGTCGAGCCAGACTGTCCGCGCGCTGCTGCCGGAGCTCTACCTCCAAGGCCTGGCCACGGGCGATTTCGAGCCGGCCCTGCGCACGCTGCTGGGAGAGGCCGCCCCGCTCAGCCCCGCCTCGATCGTGCGGCTCAAGGAGCAGTGGGTAGCGGAATACGAGGCATGGCAACGTCGCCCGCTCGATCCGCGCTATGCGTATTGCTGGGCCGATGGCTATTTGAAGGCCGGGCCCGAGGATGAGAAGACGGCCGTCCTGATCATCATCGGCGTCACCGCGGACGGCCGAAAAGAGCTGCTGGTCATGGTCGAAGGGTACCGAGAGCCCCGCGAGAGCTGGCGGGACGTCTTACGGGACCTGCGCCGGCGCGGTCTCAAAGAGATCCGGCTCTTCATCGGCGATGGGGGCCTGGGCTTGTGGGGCGCGGTCAAAGACGTCTATCCCAGGCCCGGCACCAGCTGTGCTGGTGTCATAAGCAGCTCAACGTGCTGGACAAACTCCCCCAACGGTTGCAGCCTGAGGCGAATGGGCTCGTCCGGAACATCTACACGGCTCCGACCCGGCTGA
- a CDS encoding glycosyltransferase: MALASQHRARYLFAMFEGGGNLSLILPIVAELARRGHDVRVLAGPNVRAGRPPMSERFLERIRATGATPIILPAPAIHPFDEARFRGLLGGGTPRWLERLTPNCAPLVWSPAWAAGMRAELDRAPADVAVADFILLGALAAAEAESVPAAALVHGTWKHRPAPGATPYGTGFLPSRSVLGRLRAAPYNVLIECRYRRDGLPPLNRARHELGLTPLRSPFEQYDRIARVLILSSAAFDIPPDPLPANVRYVGSPVERSSAATWRSPWQADDPRPLVLVSLSTLPQGQGPVLKRALAAVGTLPVRALVTLGPSLDRAQFTAPPNAVLETFVPHDVVMPLASAMVTQCGLGTLAKALSVGLPLVCLPLLADQPGNAALVAAHGAGVRLHHHASPAHIARAIQRVLTEPRFRAAAGRLASHIANEDGAQHAAWELEALALAPALAG, translated from the coding sequence ATGGCGCTCGCATCGCAACATCGTGCGCGCTATCTGTTCGCAATGTTCGAGGGCGGCGGGAATCTCTCGCTCATCCTGCCAATCGTCGCGGAGCTTGCCCGGCGCGGCCACGACGTCCGGGTGCTGGCGGGACCGAATGTGCGAGCCGGACGTCCGCCCATGAGCGAGCGCTTCCTCGAGCGCATCCGGGCCACCGGCGCGACACCCATTATCCTGCCGGCGCCCGCAATCCATCCGTTCGACGAGGCCCGCTTCCGCGGACTGCTCGGCGGCGGGACGCCGCGGTGGCTCGAGCGGCTGACGCCGAACTGCGCGCCGCTGGTCTGGTCGCCCGCCTGGGCCGCCGGCATGCGCGCGGAACTCGACCGGGCGCCCGCAGACGTGGCCGTCGCCGATTTCATACTGCTGGGTGCGCTCGCCGCCGCCGAGGCAGAGAGCGTTCCCGCCGCCGCGCTCGTCCACGGGACGTGGAAGCACCGGCCCGCCCCCGGCGCCACGCCCTATGGTACCGGCTTCCTGCCGTCCCGGAGCGTGCTCGGACGGTTACGCGCCGCCCCGTACAATGTGCTCATCGAGTGCCGCTACCGGCGGGACGGCCTCCCGCCGCTCAACCGCGCGCGACACGAGCTCGGGCTCACACCGCTTCGCTCACCGTTTGAACAGTACGATCGGATCGCCCGGGTGCTGATCCTGTCAAGCGCCGCGTTCGACATTCCGCCAGACCCACTGCCGGCGAACGTCCGCTATGTGGGCTCGCCGGTGGAACGCTCCAGCGCCGCGACGTGGCGGTCGCCATGGCAGGCGGACGATCCGCGGCCCCTGGTGCTGGTGAGCCTCAGCACCCTTCCGCAGGGACAAGGTCCGGTGTTGAAGCGCGCTCTCGCGGCCGTCGGCACGCTCCCGGTGCGCGCTCTCGTAACGCTCGGCCCGTCGCTAGATCGCGCGCAGTTCACGGCACCGCCAAACGCCGTCCTCGAGACGTTCGTACCACACGACGTGGTCATGCCCCTCGCCTCGGCGATGGTCACGCAGTGCGGTCTTGGCACGCTGGCAAAGGCGCTCTCGGTGGGCCTGCCGCTCGTCTGCCTCCCGCTCCTGGCCGATCAGCCGGGCAACGCCGCGCTCGTGGCAGCGCACGGCGCCGGGGTTCGTCTACACCACCATGCGTCACCGGCGCATATCGCGCGTGCGATCCAGCGCGTCCTCACCGAACCAAGGTTCCGGGCGGCGGCGGGCCGGTTGGCCTCGCACATCGCGAACGAAGACGGCGCGCAGCATGCGGCATGGGAGCTGGAGGCTCTTGCTCTTGCCCCCGCCCTTGCCGGCTAG